Proteins from a single region of Pseudodesulfovibrio portus:
- a CDS encoding metallophosphoesterase family protein, which translates to MQFIAFGDVHESTGLITAIPGLAQADGVIITGDITNRGSREAVDRVFRAVAAVNPRIFAQPGNMDTDTVQTFLTEQDADIHLRVRGLAPGLGLMGVGLSTPTPFGTPGEVSEETIVRWLDETHRLAAHFDHLVCAIHEPPANTRLDMLGNGQHVGSPGVRAFIERVQPALVVTGHIHEATGTDMIGNTPVINPGMLAGGGYVRIDFNGQTVSAVLESV; encoded by the coding sequence ATGCAATTCATAGCCTTCGGCGACGTCCACGAATCAACCGGCCTGATTACGGCCATCCCCGGCCTGGCCCAAGCGGACGGCGTCATCATAACCGGCGACATCACCAACCGCGGCAGCCGCGAGGCCGTGGACCGCGTGTTCCGGGCAGTGGCCGCCGTGAACCCGCGCATATTCGCCCAGCCCGGCAACATGGACACCGACACCGTGCAGACCTTTCTGACCGAACAGGACGCGGACATCCACCTGCGGGTGCGCGGGCTCGCCCCCGGCCTCGGGCTCATGGGCGTCGGCCTGTCCACGCCCACGCCCTTCGGCACGCCCGGCGAGGTGTCCGAGGAAACCATCGTCCGCTGGCTGGACGAGACCCACAGGCTGGCCGCCCATTTCGACCACCTCGTCTGCGCCATCCACGAACCGCCCGCCAACACCCGGCTCGACATGCTCGGCAACGGCCAGCACGTGGGCAGCCCCGGCGTGCGCGCCTTCATCGAGCGCGTGCAGCCCGCCCTGGTCGTCACCGGCCATATCCACGAGGCCACCGGCACCGACATGATCGGCAATACCCCGGTCATCAATCCCGGCATGCTGGCGGGCGGCGGCTACGTGCGCATCGACTTCAACGGTCAGACCGTCAGCGCGGTACTCGAGAGCGTGTGA
- a CDS encoding Lon protease family protein, producing the protein MNQTTPKGLHGSKLRATLDPKSIPFATSADVPAKNVYAKLQPRAIQALSLALKIKGNEHNIFVAGEPNMGRTYFVKSFLTPAAAKAKPPCDWVYLYNFEDNDRPIAVSMAAGRGRKFKTAQQKAMTHIRQEIPARFEKDSFQQKHEAMVKKFNAKREDLFSRMDASAEKESFSLSLDDDGVLTLSPIVDGEVVSDKDFDKLKPAVRKKLKAKGEELLAGVSSILRQINQNEMDMRDSESLLHKEMAQVVMEDCFAPVKDKFGDIKRLAEYFTALADEVVENVDQFMPRDTSLAGLMPDGMQTGEDFFSRFEVNLFVDHGKTRGAPVVTEDHPTPFNLLGSIEREAEMGALYTDFTLIKAGSLHNANGGFLIVNMEDLLTHPSSWEGLLRALRTGQSRIEDPVDPEQVRARTIQPEPIPLDIKVVLIGTDENYEILLYNDDRFAKFFKLKAHLQHAATRNAANIRNFISIIGQTARESDVMPLTREAMAGLVDFSSRLAEDQKRLSLFIPLIRERMIEATALARMAGKKKVDLATLNEAVFAKDYRANLYEEEFMADYDRQVIKVATDGQATGLCNGLSVTLFGNYEFGLPHQISCTVGVGHGGILDLEREAQLGGPIHTKGMMIIKSYLVRLFAQDKPIVLTGSLCFEQSYAGIEGDSASGAELASLLSALSGAPVNLSYAFTGAVSQSGSVMAVGGVNRKIEGFFEVCRRRKLTGKQGVILPADNVVNLMLKDEIIQAVDAGKFHIFPVKTIEEAMLILTGLKCGKRGASGKYPLGSLYRRVDDRLAELTGLAVPGDCRK; encoded by the coding sequence ATGAACCAGACCACGCCCAAAGGACTCCACGGCTCCAAGCTGCGGGCCACCCTCGACCCGAAAAGCATACCCTTCGCCACCAGCGCGGACGTTCCGGCCAAGAACGTCTACGCCAAGCTCCAGCCCCGCGCCATCCAGGCCCTGTCCCTGGCGCTCAAGATCAAGGGCAACGAGCACAACATCTTCGTGGCGGGCGAGCCGAACATGGGCCGCACCTATTTCGTCAAATCGTTCCTCACGCCCGCAGCGGCCAAGGCCAAGCCGCCCTGCGACTGGGTCTATCTCTACAACTTCGAAGACAACGACCGGCCCATCGCGGTCTCCATGGCCGCAGGCCGGGGCCGCAAGTTCAAGACCGCCCAGCAGAAAGCCATGACCCACATCCGCCAGGAAATCCCCGCCCGCTTCGAGAAGGACTCCTTCCAGCAGAAGCACGAGGCCATGGTCAAGAAATTCAACGCCAAGCGCGAGGACCTGTTCTCCAGGATGGACGCCTCGGCGGAGAAGGAAAGCTTCTCCCTGAGCCTGGACGACGACGGCGTGCTCACCCTGTCGCCCATCGTGGACGGCGAGGTGGTCTCGGACAAGGACTTCGACAAGCTCAAGCCCGCCGTGCGCAAGAAGCTCAAGGCCAAGGGCGAGGAGCTGCTGGCCGGGGTCAGCTCCATCCTGCGCCAGATCAACCAGAACGAAATGGACATGCGCGACTCCGAGTCCCTCCTGCACAAGGAAATGGCCCAGGTGGTCATGGAGGACTGTTTCGCCCCGGTCAAGGACAAGTTCGGCGACATAAAACGGCTGGCGGAATACTTCACGGCACTGGCGGACGAGGTGGTGGAGAACGTGGACCAGTTCATGCCGCGCGACACCTCCCTGGCCGGACTCATGCCCGACGGCATGCAGACCGGAGAGGACTTCTTTTCCCGATTCGAGGTCAACCTGTTCGTGGATCACGGCAAGACCAGGGGCGCGCCCGTGGTGACCGAAGACCACCCCACGCCCTTCAACCTGCTCGGCTCCATCGAGCGCGAGGCCGAGATGGGTGCGCTGTACACGGACTTCACCCTGATCAAGGCGGGCTCCCTGCACAACGCCAACGGCGGTTTCCTCATCGTCAACATGGAGGACCTGCTCACCCACCCCAGCTCCTGGGAGGGGCTGCTCCGCGCCCTGCGCACCGGCCAGTCGCGCATCGAGGACCCGGTGGACCCGGAACAGGTCCGCGCCCGCACCATCCAGCCCGAGCCCATCCCGCTGGACATCAAGGTGGTGCTCATCGGCACGGACGAGAACTACGAGATCCTGCTCTACAACGACGACCGGTTCGCCAAGTTCTTCAAGCTCAAGGCGCACTTGCAGCACGCGGCTACGCGCAACGCCGCCAACATCCGCAATTTCATATCCATCATCGGCCAGACCGCCCGCGAGTCCGACGTCATGCCGCTGACCCGCGAAGCCATGGCCGGGCTGGTGGACTTCTCCTCCCGGCTGGCCGAAGACCAGAAGCGCCTCTCCCTGTTCATCCCGCTCATCCGCGAGCGCATGATCGAGGCCACGGCCCTGGCCCGCATGGCCGGGAAGAAAAAAGTGGACCTGGCCACCCTGAACGAGGCCGTGTTCGCCAAGGACTACAGGGCCAACCTGTACGAAGAGGAGTTCATGGCCGACTACGACCGCCAGGTGATCAAGGTGGCCACCGACGGCCAGGCCACCGGGTTGTGCAACGGGCTGTCCGTGACCCTGTTCGGCAACTACGAATTCGGCCTTCCGCACCAGATATCCTGCACCGTGGGCGTGGGCCACGGCGGCATCCTCGACCTGGAGCGCGAGGCCCAGCTGGGCGGCCCCATCCACACCAAGGGCATGATGATCATCAAGTCCTACCTGGTGCGCCTGTTCGCCCAGGACAAGCCCATCGTGCTCACCGGGTCGCTCTGCTTCGAGCAGTCCTACGCGGGCATCGAGGGCGACTCCGCGTCCGGCGCGGAGCTGGCCTCCCTGCTCTCGGCCCTGTCCGGCGCGCCCGTCAACCTGTCCTACGCCTTCACCGGCGCGGTCTCGCAAAGCGGATCGGTCATGGCCGTGGGCGGGGTCAACCGCAAGATCGAGGGATTCTTCGAGGTCTGCCGCCGCCGCAAGCTGACCGGCAAACAGGGCGTGATCCTGCCAGCGGACAACGTGGTCAACCTGATGCTCAAGGACGAGATCATCCAGGCCGTGGACGCTGGCAAGTTCCACATCTTCCCGGTCAAGACCATCGAGGAGGCAATGCTCATCCTCACAGGCCTCAAGTGCGGCAAACGCGGCGCAAGCGGCAAATACCCGCTCGGCAGCCTTTACCGCCGCGTGGACGACCGGCTGGCCGAACTGACCGGGCTGGCCGTGCCGGGCGACTGCAGGAAGTAA
- a CDS encoding AMP-binding protein codes for MFTKEEYADYKDLCARYKPECPDNFNFSFDVLDKMDPEKVALIHVDDAGTRREFTARFFQESSCRLANALKEKGVKKGDRIMLVLYRRYEYWTVMLALHRLGALPIPSPSLLTKKDIVERVNYAGISAVICEDSICERVDQAKPDCPGLKLFVQIDGQTNDGWFDYEELMASGDAAFPRTGDSPCGDDPMVIFFSSGTTGLPKMVLHTFDYPASHFTTGALWHDLEDGDIHLTLSETGWAKSVWGKFYGQWMAGATVFVWDFRGKFEPAELLRIMADNRITTFCAPPTVYRFLVREDLTKYDLSALRHCTTAGELLNDSVFHAWQKAFNMPLYEGYGQTETTLQVATFKFMKPKPGSIGKPVPGWDIALLDEEGNQVPQGEEGEICIKIDKPVLGLFDSYMDEPGKTASVKYDGWYHTGDKAWADEDGFFWFMGRTDDLIKSSGYRIGPFEVESALVAHDAVIEAAVTGLPDEVRGQLVKATVVLAPGYEGNEKLTKELQAFVRELTAPYKYPRVIEYVTDLPKTISGKIKRKEIREADLAKLVN; via the coding sequence ATGTTTACCAAGGAAGAATACGCCGATTACAAGGACCTGTGCGCCCGGTACAAACCTGAATGCCCGGACAATTTCAACTTCTCTTTCGACGTCCTGGACAAGATGGACCCGGAAAAGGTCGCCCTCATTCACGTGGACGACGCGGGCACGCGGCGCGAGTTCACTGCCCGGTTCTTTCAGGAATCCTCCTGTAGGCTGGCCAACGCTCTGAAGGAAAAGGGCGTCAAAAAGGGCGACCGGATCATGCTGGTGCTCTATCGCCGGTACGAGTACTGGACCGTCATGCTCGCCCTGCATCGCCTCGGCGCGCTGCCCATCCCGTCCCCGTCCCTGCTGACCAAAAAGGACATCGTCGAGCGCGTGAACTACGCGGGCATCTCCGCCGTCATCTGCGAGGACTCCATCTGCGAGCGCGTGGATCAGGCCAAGCCCGACTGTCCGGGCCTGAAGCTGTTCGTGCAGATCGACGGCCAGACCAATGACGGCTGGTTCGACTACGAGGAACTCATGGCCTCCGGCGACGCGGCCTTCCCGCGCACCGGCGACTCCCCGTGCGGCGACGATCCCATGGTCATCTTCTTTTCCTCCGGCACCACGGGGCTGCCCAAGATGGTGCTGCATACCTTTGACTACCCTGCCTCCCACTTCACCACCGGCGCGCTCTGGCACGACCTGGAGGACGGCGACATCCACCTGACCCTGTCCGAGACCGGCTGGGCCAAGTCCGTGTGGGGCAAGTTCTACGGCCAGTGGATGGCCGGGGCCACCGTGTTCGTCTGGGACTTCCGGGGCAAGTTCGAGCCTGCGGAACTGCTTAGGATCATGGCCGACAACAGGATCACCACCTTCTGCGCGCCGCCCACGGTTTACCGGTTCCTGGTGCGCGAAGACCTGACCAAGTACGACCTGTCCGCTCTGCGCCACTGCACCACGGCGGGCGAGCTGCTCAACGACTCGGTGTTCCACGCCTGGCAAAAGGCCTTCAACATGCCGCTCTACGAGGGCTACGGCCAGACCGAGACCACGCTTCAGGTGGCCACCTTCAAGTTCATGAAGCCCAAGCCCGGCTCCATCGGCAAGCCCGTTCCCGGCTGGGACATCGCCCTGCTCGACGAGGAAGGCAACCAGGTGCCCCAGGGCGAGGAAGGCGAAATCTGCATCAAGATCGACAAGCCGGTACTCGGCCTGTTCGACTCCTATATGGACGAGCCCGGGAAAACCGCCTCGGTCAAGTACGACGGCTGGTACCATACCGGGGACAAGGCCTGGGCCGACGAGGACGGGTTCTTCTGGTTCATGGGCCGCACCGACGACCTGATCAAGTCCTCGGGCTACCGCATCGGGCCGTTCGAGGTCGAGTCCGCCCTGGTCGCCCACGACGCGGTCATCGAGGCGGCGGTCACCGGCCTGCCCGACGAGGTGCGCGGCCAGCTGGTCAAGGCCACCGTGGTGCTCGCGCCCGGCTACGAAGGGAACGAGAAACTGACCAAGGAACTGCAGGCGTTCGTCCGCGAACTGACCGCGCCCTACAAGTACCCGCGCGTCATCGAATACGTCACCGACCTGCCCAAGACCATCTCCGGCAAGATCAAACGCAAGGAAATCCGCGAAGCCGACCTGGCGAAGTTGGTCAACTAG
- a CDS encoding AMP-binding protein has product MSVLRELTLGRLLDETVEKYPDNEAVVYVDRDFRLTYREFGELVDTLAKGLMGLGVKKGEKVAVWANNVPYWVALQFATAKIGAILLTVNTHYQSHELKYLLEHSETENLFIIGEYRNHDYLRTTYELIPELKVQERGHLKTNKFPRLKRVFYLGHEKHRGMYSVPELQAMAAMVSDSRYKARQAELDPHDVVNMQYTSGTTGFPKGVQLTHYNIGNNGYWIGKNQEFRAGDRLALTVPLFHCFGCVLGVLACINHGVTMVILEDFVPVDVMLAIDQEKCTAVYGVPTMYIAMLDHPLFSKFDFSSLRTGIMAGSPCPVEVMKRVIDKMNMKEITICYGLTETSPVMSQTVIGDSMRQMTETVGKAMPEIEIKIVDPESGEECPPHVQGEVCCRGYNVMKGYYNNPKATEEAIDAEGWCHSGDLGDLDEDGYLTISGRLKDMIIRGGENVYPREIEEFLYTMDGILDVQVAGVPSAKFGEQVGAFVILKEGAELEPEDVTDFCRGKISNYKIPRFVTFVKEYPMTASGKIQKYKLRDLAAELWPDA; this is encoded by the coding sequence ATGTCTGTACTCAGAGAACTCACTCTCGGCCGGCTCCTGGACGAGACGGTGGAGAAGTATCCCGACAATGAAGCGGTGGTCTATGTGGACCGTGACTTTCGCCTGACCTACAGGGAGTTCGGCGAGCTGGTCGACACCCTGGCCAAGGGCCTCATGGGCCTGGGCGTGAAAAAGGGCGAGAAAGTGGCGGTCTGGGCCAACAACGTGCCCTATTGGGTGGCCCTGCAGTTCGCCACGGCCAAGATCGGGGCCATCCTGCTCACGGTCAACACCCACTACCAGTCCCACGAGCTGAAATACCTGCTCGAACACTCCGAGACCGAGAACCTGTTCATCATCGGCGAATACCGCAATCACGACTATCTCCGGACCACCTACGAGCTGATCCCGGAGCTCAAGGTCCAGGAGCGGGGACATCTCAAGACCAACAAGTTCCCAAGGCTCAAGCGCGTCTTCTACCTCGGCCACGAGAAGCACCGGGGCATGTATTCCGTGCCCGAGCTCCAGGCCATGGCGGCCATGGTCTCCGACAGTCGGTACAAGGCGCGGCAGGCGGAGCTCGACCCCCACGACGTGGTCAACATGCAGTACACCTCCGGCACAACCGGGTTCCCCAAGGGCGTGCAGCTGACCCACTACAACATCGGCAACAACGGCTACTGGATCGGCAAGAACCAGGAGTTCCGGGCCGGAGACAGGCTGGCGCTTACCGTGCCCCTGTTTCACTGCTTCGGCTGCGTCCTCGGCGTGCTCGCCTGCATCAACCACGGCGTGACCATGGTCATCCTGGAGGACTTCGTGCCCGTGGACGTCATGCTGGCCATCGACCAGGAGAAGTGCACGGCCGTGTACGGCGTGCCCACCATGTACATCGCCATGCTCGATCATCCGCTGTTTTCCAAGTTCGACTTCTCCTCCCTGCGCACCGGCATCATGGCCGGTTCGCCCTGCCCGGTGGAGGTCATGAAGCGGGTCATCGACAAGATGAACATGAAGGAGATCACCATCTGCTACGGGCTGACCGAAACCAGCCCGGTCATGTCCCAGACCGTCATCGGCGACTCCATGCGCCAGATGACCGAGACCGTGGGCAAGGCCATGCCGGAGATCGAGATCAAGATCGTCGACCCCGAGAGCGGCGAGGAGTGTCCCCCGCACGTGCAGGGCGAGGTCTGCTGCCGTGGCTACAACGTCATGAAGGGGTACTACAACAACCCCAAGGCCACGGAAGAGGCCATCGACGCCGAGGGCTGGTGCCACTCCGGCGACCTGGGCGACCTGGACGAGGACGGCTACCTGACCATCTCCGGCCGCCTCAAGGATATGATCATCCGGGGCGGCGAGAACGTGTACCCGCGCGAGATCGAGGAGTTCCTGTACACCATGGACGGCATCCTCGACGTGCAGGTGGCGGGCGTGCCCTCGGCCAAGTTCGGCGAGCAGGTGGGGGCCTTCGTCATCCTCAAGGAAGGCGCGGAACTGGAACCCGAGGACGTGACCGACTTCTGCCGGGGCAAGATCTCCAACTACAAGATTCCCCGCTTCGTGACGTTCGTGAAGGAATATCCCATGACCGCCTCGGGCAAGATACAGAAATACAAACTCCGCGACCTGGCCGCCGAACTCTGGCCGGACGCGTAG
- a CDS encoding peptidoglycan-binding domain-containing protein → MKKTYAILALFALVLTAAAAVALNQKTEEAPPDAMYAVAVAADEIMNNGANQLAQLSPQARQALQADTFTYQGFGPGVVNLQSYDVGSNGDNSRLLYTRIQFTDAWRRASHTRVYLDYTMGNNQFTVTRAGMKVVEPETPRVALFFVPTEKVTAAGQAIYEDWTTLFNFALDNAVRPGQGTERAQHYGFIFCLDRLASDAKFYPVVSRKRNERQTDNSIAKTAGLNFDGWQVAVIAGRLELGSGRKFYVNVMYSPGSFAENGGSTRKVASYDSSTMILTSELPDPAQSVPQAVPATGPVQSAAPAPQAAPAPAMAPAPQPQAAPAPALAPPPPAPTPAPALAPPPPAATLAPALAPPPPAATAPAPQQAPALAPPPPGMAQAPAATPAQTQPAQGPLERGMAFLNPVFPDDVAIIQTRLKELGHYGGPIDRTFGPFTKKALDNFAVKYGFPKGQWSLGLQKTLFKGSGL, encoded by the coding sequence ATGAAGAAAACATACGCCATACTCGCATTGTTCGCATTGGTCCTCACGGCGGCAGCCGCCGTCGCCCTCAACCAGAAGACCGAGGAAGCGCCTCCGGACGCCATGTACGCCGTTGCCGTGGCCGCCGACGAGATCATGAACAACGGCGCCAACCAGCTGGCCCAGCTCTCGCCCCAGGCCAGACAGGCCCTGCAGGCCGACACCTTCACCTACCAGGGCTTCGGCCCCGGCGTGGTCAACCTGCAGAGCTACGACGTGGGCTCGAACGGTGACAACAGCCGATTGCTGTACACCCGCATCCAGTTCACGGATGCCTGGCGGCGCGCCTCCCACACCAGGGTCTACCTGGACTACACCATGGGCAACAACCAGTTCACGGTCACCAGGGCCGGGATGAAGGTCGTGGAACCCGAGACCCCGCGCGTGGCCCTGTTCTTCGTGCCCACGGAAAAGGTCACGGCAGCGGGACAAGCCATATACGAGGATTGGACCACCCTGTTCAACTTCGCCCTGGACAACGCGGTCCGGCCCGGACAGGGGACCGAGCGCGCCCAGCACTACGGCTTCATCTTCTGCCTGGACCGGCTGGCCTCGGACGCCAAGTTCTATCCCGTGGTCTCCAGGAAGCGGAACGAGAGGCAAACGGACAACTCCATCGCCAAGACCGCCGGCCTCAATTTTGACGGCTGGCAGGTGGCCGTCATCGCCGGACGGCTGGAACTCGGCTCGGGCAGGAAGTTCTACGTCAACGTCATGTACTCGCCCGGCAGTTTCGCCGAAAACGGCGGCAGCACCAGAAAAGTGGCGTCCTACGACAGCTCGACCATGATCCTGACCTCCGAGCTGCCCGACCCGGCCCAGTCCGTCCCGCAGGCGGTCCCGGCCACAGGCCCGGTCCAGTCGGCTGCCCCGGCCCCTCAGGCCGCACCCGCACCGGCCATGGCACCGGCTCCTCAACCTCAAGCCGCACCGGCGCCCGCATTGGCGCCGCCTCCGCCCGCCCCGACTCCGGCTCCCGCCCTGGCACCACCGCCGCCCGCAGCAACCCTAGCCCCGGCACTGGCACCGCCGCCGCCTGCGGCCACGGCTCCCGCTCCGCAGCAGGCACCCGCCCTGGCGCCACCGCCCCCGGGCATGGCCCAGGCCCCGGCGGCTACACCGGCCCAGACGCAGCCCGCCCAGGGCCCGCTCGAGCGCGGCATGGCCTTCCTGAACCCGGTCTTCCCGGACGACGTGGCCATCATCCAGACGCGGCTCAAGGAACTCGGCCACTACGGAGGCCCCATCGACCGCACCTTCGGCCCCTTCACCAAGAAAGCGCTGGACAACTTCGCGGTCAAATACGGCTTCCCCAAGGGACAATGGAGCCTGGGCCTACAAAAGACCCTGTTCAAAGGCTCCGGACTGTAA
- a CDS encoding helix-turn-helix domain-containing protein, whose amino-acid sequence MSTIGKRIRSYREKQELSVEDLANRTALTEDFIRAIEEEDMYPSLQPLVKLARALGVRLGTFLDDNVSSDPLVVRLGERKEELTMHPDGKEPGVKFHSLGKGKTDRHMEPFFIELLPQSAKDKSLSSHEGEEFILCQSGRVRITYGQEETVLEPGDSIYFNSIVPHNVGCSGEEKAEIYAVLYFPV is encoded by the coding sequence ATGAGCACCATCGGAAAGCGAATCCGATCCTACCGCGAAAAGCAGGAACTGAGCGTCGAGGATCTTGCCAACCGCACCGCCCTGACCGAGGACTTTATCCGCGCCATCGAAGAGGAGGACATGTATCCTTCCCTCCAGCCCCTGGTCAAGCTGGCCCGCGCCCTGGGCGTCCGGCTCGGCACCTTCCTGGACGACAACGTGTCCAGCGACCCGCTGGTGGTCCGCCTGGGCGAGCGCAAGGAAGAATTGACGATGCATCCGGACGGCAAGGAGCCGGGCGTGAAATTTCATTCACTGGGCAAGGGCAAGACCGACCGCCACATGGAGCCGTTCTTCATCGAGCTGCTGCCCCAGTCCGCCAAGGACAAGTCCCTGTCCTCCCACGAGGGCGAGGAGTTCATCCTCTGCCAAAGCGGCAGGGTGCGCATCACCTACGGCCAGGAAGAGACCGTGCTCGAGCCCGGCGATTCCATCTATTTCAACTCCATCGTCCCGCACAACGTCGGGTGCAGCGGCGAGGAGAAGGCTGAAATTTACGCCGTTCTCTATTTCCCCGTATAG
- a CDS encoding peptidoglycan-binding domain-containing protein: MRHLRLILILLLILATATPVSAREAKKWPPDAMDVSYTLAAELTGQRGLSFISFAPGVRDYLAAGSEGEYNAFTRSRISPLFYSNSNPGNRYNAEVGGSIHLYDGYNRLVSMQYSTQYAVNGKRINVTQALAIMSSPSNLSLETYMVPMEEFKDGLPESRRGDWPTLYTFAREHAYTSADPDRGQRAYLVMTFVMNRLPADALFEVVVSPREKAWRTLDNIAKDKQTYLDYDGWRVHMFVAQLNPSSLRQRFYCNYFYTPGAGIPEAARKRIQAASFSSKPEGSPAGQSRANYQAPAPQASTAPPAPQAVAPRQAPATPGAAGGQGPVGRGLSFLNPLFPDDTTLIQTRLAQLGHYTGAVDGSFGPMTQKAMDDFAVRHGFPKGQWSLGLQKALFRGTGL, encoded by the coding sequence ATGCGACATCTCAGACTGATCCTCATCCTCCTGCTGATCCTGGCCACGGCAACGCCCGTATCGGCCCGCGAGGCCAAGAAGTGGCCCCCGGACGCCATGGACGTCTCCTACACCCTGGCCGCCGAGCTCACGGGCCAGCGCGGCCTGTCCTTCATCTCCTTCGCTCCGGGCGTCCGGGACTACCTGGCGGCGGGCAGCGAGGGGGAATACAACGCCTTCACCAGAAGCCGCATCTCCCCCCTGTTCTACAGCAACTCCAACCCTGGCAACAGGTACAACGCGGAAGTGGGCGGCTCCATCCACCTCTACGACGGGTACAACCGCCTCGTGTCCATGCAGTACTCCACGCAGTACGCGGTCAACGGGAAGCGGATCAACGTCACCCAGGCCCTGGCGATCATGAGCTCGCCCTCGAACCTGAGCCTGGAGACGTACATGGTCCCCATGGAGGAGTTCAAGGACGGGCTCCCAGAGTCCAGGCGCGGCGACTGGCCGACCCTGTACACCTTCGCCCGTGAACACGCATACACCTCAGCCGACCCGGACCGGGGCCAGCGCGCCTACCTGGTCATGACCTTCGTCATGAACCGGCTGCCTGCGGACGCCCTGTTCGAGGTCGTGGTCAGCCCCCGGGAAAAGGCCTGGCGGACCCTGGACAACATCGCCAAGGACAAGCAGACCTACCTCGACTACGACGGGTGGCGCGTGCACATGTTCGTGGCCCAGCTCAACCCGTCCAGCCTGCGCCAGCGGTTCTACTGCAACTATTTCTACACCCCCGGCGCTGGCATCCCGGAAGCGGCCCGGAAGCGCATCCAGGCGGCCAGCTTCTCGTCCAAGCCCGAGGGGTCGCCAGCCGGACAATCCCGGGCCAATTACCAGGCTCCGGCTCCGCAGGCCTCGACCGCGCCCCCGGCCCCGCAGGCCGTGGCGCCCCGCCAGGCTCCCGCAACTCCCGGCGCAGCGGGAGGACAGGGTCCCGTCGGACGCGGCCTGTCCTTCCTCAACCCCCTGTTCCCGGACGACACGACCCTCATCCAGACCCGGCTCGCGCAGCTCGGCCACTACACCGGGGCCGTCGATGGCTCCTTCGGGCCCATGACCCAAAAGGCCATGGACGACTTCGCGGTCCGGCACGGCTTCCCCAAGGGGCAGTGGAGCCTGGGCCTGCAAAAGGCACTGTTCCGGGGAACTGGGCTGTAG
- a CDS encoding helix-turn-helix domain-containing protein, protein MEQYKEIAPRLVGVREGVGWTPKEMADLLGVTEDKVLSYESGTVEIPVGYLLDVSRLCRVDLTTLISGREPHLKSYSLVRKDEGFSVDRRKDYDYKALGYKFAGREMEPFLITVPPKSGEEMVETAHRGQEFIYVLEGRLEVRLGGEPIIVETGDSLYFNSETPHALRGLDGKDVKFLDVIL, encoded by the coding sequence ATGGAACAGTATAAGGAGATCGCGCCCAGGCTGGTGGGGGTGCGTGAAGGCGTCGGCTGGACTCCGAAAGAGATGGCCGATCTGCTTGGTGTGACCGAGGACAAGGTATTGTCCTATGAATCGGGCACGGTGGAGATTCCGGTGGGGTATCTGCTGGACGTTTCCCGGCTGTGCCGCGTGGATCTGACCACGCTCATTTCCGGGCGCGAGCCGCATCTCAAGTCCTATTCGCTGGTGCGCAAGGACGAGGGCTTTTCCGTGGACCGGCGCAAGGACTACGACTACAAGGCGCTCGGCTACAAGTTCGCGGGCCGCGAGATGGAGCCGTTCCTGATCACGGTGCCGCCCAAGTCCGGCGAGGAGATGGTCGAGACCGCCCACCGCGGCCAGGAGTTCATCTACGTGCTCGAAGGCAGGCTGGAGGTCCGTCTCGGCGGCGAACCGATCATCGTCGAGACCGGCGACTCGCTCTATTTCAACTCGGAAACGCCCCACGCCCTGCGCGGCCTGGACGGCAAGGACGTCAAGTTCCTCGATGTGATTCTGTAG
- a CDS encoding 23S rRNA (pseudouridine(1915)-N(3))-methyltransferase RlmH, protein MSKIGFIWVGKLKEPFSREGCAHYRKKLSRFFKLDETMVKDAPGKLPPPDKVKKEGEAILSKIKPGDIVILLDEFGDRLTSRQLAKHLKKWTDAPNQRPVFVIGGPFGLADEVKAVARHSIRLSDMTLPHELARLLLLEQLYRAGTIHKNMPYHHD, encoded by the coding sequence ATGAGCAAGATCGGTTTCATCTGGGTGGGCAAGCTCAAGGAGCCCTTTTCCCGGGAAGGGTGCGCCCATTACCGGAAGAAACTGTCGCGCTTCTTCAAACTCGACGAGACCATGGTCAAGGACGCGCCCGGCAAGCTGCCGCCGCCCGACAAGGTCAAAAAGGAAGGCGAGGCCATCCTCTCCAAGATCAAGCCCGGCGACATCGTCATCCTCCTCGACGAGTTCGGCGACCGCCTCACCTCGCGCCAGCTGGCGAAACATCTCAAAAAATGGACCGACGCGCCCAACCAGCGCCCCGTGTTCGTCATCGGCGGCCCCTTCGGACTGGCCGACGAGGTCAAGGCCGTTGCCCGCCATTCCATCCGCCTGAGCGACATGACCCTGCCCCATGAACTGGCCCGTCTGCTGCTCCTCGAACAGCTCTACCGGGCCGGGACCATCCATAAAAACATGCCCTATCATCACGATTAA